A window of Nocardia arthritidis genomic DNA:
CAAGTGTGAATCTCATGCGCAGCACGGCGACCCGTTACGCCGTGACATTTGTAATCGGTTTCTTGGCAACAGGTTTCGCCGTATTACCGGGTGCCTGTGCGACGTCCGAAGCCGCGCCTGTCGGTCCGAGTACGCAGCCGGAACCGCTGCAGCCGGATCAGCAGTCGCGGGTGTACTTCAAGATACCGCTGGCCAACGAAATCATCCGCCTCCGAACACATTTCACGGTTCCGGCGCAGCCCGCCGAGATCGGAACGCTGTTCCTGTGGCCCGGCCTCGAGCCGCGGGCCGGCGGCCGGAACTACGATCCGATCGGCCTCGGCGTCCTGCAACCCGTGCTCACCTGGGGCGATGCCTGTGCCCCGACCCCGCAGCCGCCGACCTACTCGACCTGGTGGATTTCGGCGCAATACGTCAATGTCGGCAACGACCCCGACTACTCCGGCTGCAAATCGGGCCAGGCGATGTCGGTGAACGTCGGTGACCCGCTCGATATCGATATGACGCTGAACCAGACGACCGGTGTGTGGACCCAAACCGTCACCGGGCCGGCGGGTTCGGTGGACTACTCGATCAATATGAGCGGCCAGGCGCAGAATCAGGCGTTGTTCGCGATCGAGCCGTGGGACGGTGCGCGCAGTGCCACCGACACGCTCACCTTCTCCGACACCACCATCACCTTCCGCGATCCGGACGAGAACAGTTGCCGCAACCCGGAACTGAGCTACACCGGCACCGGCGGCCGGATCACGCAACCGCAACCCGGCACCGGTGGCAGCTGCCATATCGACACCGTCACCGTGAACAGTCCAAGCCTCGACCGCGATGTCGCGGCTCATGGTGTGACACGGTAGCTTCCGCTCAGTGCGGTGCGGAGGGTGTCGCGCAGCCAGCGTTGCGCCGGGTCGGCATCGAGCCGGGCATGCCAGAGCAGGCGCACGTCGACCTCCGGTAGATCGGCCGGGATGGGGAACCAGCGTATGCCGAGGGTTTTCCCATACTGTTCGGCGAGGCGCTGCGGCACCAGCCCGACGTAGTGGCTGGAGGCGACGAGGAATGCGGCGACCGCGGGGGTCGGCACCACGGCGGCCACGTGCCGCCGCAGCCCCGCGGCCTCCAGCGCATCGTCGAGCGGACCGCGCGTGCGTCCGCGGCGCGAGGCGGAGACGTGTGGGTGCTGGCACAGCTGCGCGAGCGTCGGGCGGCGGCGCCTGCCCAGCGGGCTGTCCGAGCGGACGATGCCAACTATTCGCTCGCGATACAGCACGGCCGTACGGATATCGGGGGACGCGGCATCGCTCGCGCCTATATCCAGGTCGATCGAGCCGTCGCGCAGGGCCTCGATGCTCTCGCTGCCCTCCGCGACGAAACGCAGTGTCACGCCGGGCGCGGCCGCGGCCGTCGCATCCACGGCCACCGTCGCCAGGGTCGCGGCGATGCCGTCGTTGATGCGAATCGTGAAGGTGCGCTTCAGTTCCGCGATGGTCACCGAGCGGTCGGCGCTGATCAACGCCGCCGCCTCGTCGAGCAGCGACCGCACCCGCGGCGCGGTGCGCAGCGCGAACGGAGTCGGCGCCATGCCGCGGCCGGCACGCACCAGGATCGGGTCGCCCATTGCCCGGCGCAGCCTGCCGAGCGCGCGGCTGGTCGCCGGGATGGACAGGTGCAGGCGTTCGGACGCCGCGGTGACGCTGCCGTCCTGCAGCAACGCGTCGAATACGCGCAGCAGGTTCAGGTCGAGCTGTTCGGGCATGGTTGCATCTTACGCAAGGATTTGTTGCCGAAGTTGCGTCGCGCGTAGGTTTTCCAGGTCCATAGCGTGATGGCCATGCCTTTGAAATTATTGATCCGCGACAGCCCACCGGAGTCGCGGGAACGGTCCGGCGGCCTGCTCGCGGTCATGTGCGCCTGCGTCATGCTCGTCGTCGGCATGGTCGCCGCGATCAACCTCGCCGTCCCGCTGCTCGCCGCCGACGCGCTTCGTCCATCCGCTTCGGCGCTGGTCTGGATCGTCGACACCTATGTGATTTGCTTTGCCTGCCTGGTGATTCCCGGCGGGGCGGCCGGTGATCGCTTCGGGCGCAAGGGAGTTCTGCTCACCGGGCTCGGATTGTTCGCCGCCGGTGCGCTGCTCTCCGCGTTCGCGCCGAATGTGGTTGTGCTGCTGGCCGGTCGCGCGATCACCGGCGCGGGTGCGGCCGCTGTGCTGCCCAATACGCTCGGTGTGCTGCTGCACGCCGTTCCCACCGAACGCAAGAGCGCGACGATCGCCACCTGGGCGTCGATGACCGGTCTCGGCGGCGTCATCGGCAATGTCGGTGGCGGGGCGATCCTTTCGGCCGGGTCGTGGCGGTGGTTGTTCGCCGCCGCGGTACCGATCGCACTGGCGCTCGCCGCGCTCGTCGGGGCGATCGCGCCGGTCTCGCCGCGGCACGACCGCAGGCTGGACCCGCTCGGCGCGGTGCTGCTCGTCGGCGCGTCGGTCGCACTGCTGCTCGGTATCGTGCAGGGTCCGGAGGCGGGCTGGGGGAGTCCGCTCGTTGTCACCGGATTCGTTTGTGCCGCCGTACTTTTCACGGCATGGACGGTCGTGGAACTGCGGGCCGAACACCCGCTGCTCGATCCCCGGCTGTTCCGGCTTCCCGGTCTGCGCAGCGCCGGCCTCGGCATGACGGCGGTGTTCTTCGGAATGTTCGCGCTGTTCTATGTCAACGCGTCATTTCTGCAGTACGCCAAGGGATTCGGCGTGCTGTGGACCGGTATCGGCGTTATCCCGCTGACCGTGCCGATCATCCTCGGCGCGCGACATGTCGGGCGCTTGACGGAGCGGATCGGCCTCGACGCCACCATCGCCCTGGCCTTCGGCTGTGTCGGCGGCGGACTGCTCGGGCTGTCCGTGAGCGACGCGCGGACACCGTACGCGGAATACGCCGTATGGCTTGTCGTCATGGGAATCGGTGTGACGCTTGCCCTTCCGACGTTATCCGGCGCAATCGCGGGCTCGCTGCCGCCCGCGCAGGCCGGGGTCGGCGCCGGATTGCAGGCGACAACCCGGGAGTTCGGCAGCGCCCTCGGTGTCGCGGTCATCGGCACGGTGCTCACCGCGCGATTCGCCGCCGCGCTGCCGCAGGATATTCGCGCCGAACACGATCCGCACACGGTCGCGCAGGCGCTCGCCGTCGCCGCACCCGGTCGCGCGGGGGAGATCGTCACCGCGTTCATCTCGGGCGCCGATCTCGGCCTGCGGGTGATCGGCATTGCCGTGCTTGTCCTCGGCGCGCTCGTCGTTCTGGAGTCGCGGCTGTCCCGGCGGTCGCGGTAGTACGAATTACCTTGGGCTACAGGAGTTGTCGTTGTCGGATAGGAATCGGGTCTGCGGCGGGGTGTCGCGGACCCGATTCATGGACATGGTCAGCGGCCGAACTTTTCGATCAGCCCGCACAGCGTGTCGAAGGCGGGCTTCGGGGTGTAGTCGTCGGTCATGATGCCGAACTGATGAAACAGATCGGGATTGGCGCTGTCCGCGTCGCGGAGTGCGAAATGGGTGTATCCGGTGATGTTCAGCTCCTCGGCGAGCGCGGCCACCTGTTCGACGACGGTCGAGACGACCTCGGCCTGCCGCTGTGGTGTGCGGTCAGGCCCTGTCGGCCAACCATTTTCGGCGATGTGCAGCGGGATCGCGCCGAAGCCCGCCTCGTTCAGCAGCGAACGATGGTGGCGGAGTAGGCCTTCCACGGCGCGCGGCATATCCTCGGCCGCGACCGGGTGGAAGACGTCCGGGAAGAAGTCCAGTCCAACGTAATCGAGTTGTTCGATGAATTCGGCGCCACCCAGCTCGGCCATCTCCGAAAGGAACGATGCGGCGGGTCCGTACAGCGGGGTGAAGTTGAAACCCACACGCAGATGGGCGAATCCGAGTTCGTGCGCTCGCTCCTTCGCGGCGGCGACGCCACGGACGATGGCCTCTCGCACGCCGGGGAAATAGCCGTCGAGGATCGGCATATCCGTCATGGTCGGTTCCTCGGCGATCTGCAGCAGATCGATCGTCTCGCCGTACTGCTCGACCAGTTCCCGCACGAATCCGCAATAGCCGTCGGTATTTCCGGTGGCGGATTGGTACTGGGCGACCAGCTCCAGCCGCCGTCCATCCACCGCGTACCGGCGCGCGTCGGCCGGTGTCGCGGTGGGCTGGGCACCGGATGCGGTGTCGTCGTTGAACGGTAGATAGGCGCGCACCCGGAACGGGCGTCCCGGCCTGCCCTGCAACCGATTCAGCGCCGCGGTGATCCGTGCCGGGTCGTCGTCCGGCCCGGTGGCCAGGTACCCCTGACCGAGGTACTCCTCGCGCGCATCCGTTCCCGTGACCCCGCCGGGATATATTCCGAAGGTCAATTCGGTCATATTGGGTTTCCTTCTATTTTGTTGTTGACCTCGACTTATTTCCGTGGTTGCGTCGCAGGCCAGGCGAGCGTGCCCGAGCGGATCTCCGCGACCACCGACTCGACCCACGCGATCTCCGAATGTGCCTGTGCCAGTGCGTATTCGGCTTCGATGACGAACAGTCGCGGCACGCCGTCCGCATGACATTCGCGCAGCTTTCCCGCATCGATGTCGGCGCGTTCACGCAATTTGGCCGCCCGCTCGGTGAGCGCCGCGACGGCCCCTTCCGGCCCGAGCGCGCCGAGATAACTCACCGCGCCGAGGAATGCGGAGAATTCCCGCCCAGGATTGCGGATCGCGGCGTCCAACCGCCGCACCAGCTCCGCGGTCCCCTCGGGGGTCAGCGCGTAAACGGTGTGCTCGGGTCGATTTCCATTGCGCTGCTGCCCCTCCGGCACCGCCCACCCCGCGTCGGCAATCGCGGAGACCACATTGTAGAGCGTGCCTCGATTCACGACGGCAGCGTAATGCTCACTGCGCGAACGCAATTCGGCAAATATCTGATAGGGATGCGCCGGTCGCTCCAGGAGCAGGCCGAGCACCGCGACAACGATCGGGTTATCGAGTACACGCGCTGGCATGGTCTAACTCTAACAGTCTAAATAAACCATATGCAAGATCCGCCCTGGCTGCGGCTGAGAAGCCTTCGGCCCCTGCGGATCTCGGATGATTCAGCTTCCGCGCAGCCACCGCTCGATGGCCGCGTAATCCTCGTCGGCAAGCCCCAGAGATGGTTCGACATGCCGGAGAAATGCTCGGCCGGAATGATGGGTGGCAACCCAGTCGCGATCCGCGTCGCCGATCTCGTCGTCGACCCAGGCGAACGGTCGCCCGGCGGCCCAGCTCACCAAAGTCCGGGTCTTCCAGCAGAGCCCGAACCAGCGGTCTTCATGCTCCTCCCCAGCCGTTGGCTCCGGCCAATACACCACCGGCAGCCGCGGCAGCCCGATCCGTGGCGCGATCTCGGCATTGGCCCGGTCCTCCCACGTTGTGGCCCAAACCAATTCGCACGGCAGCGCCGCCAGCCGCTTCCCCACCTCGCCGTCGAGGCGACGAACACCCGCGCCGCCCCGCCGCGGGTTTTCGCCGAACGGCAGCAGTGGCCCATCGACATCGAGAAACAGTATCGGACGTCGCACGCCGAGCATGTAATGCACTCTGCCACCGTCATCGACGCCCCGAACCTTATCGAAGCCGTTGATACTCCGACCATCTGGACCAGACCAGTGCCGCCATCCGAAAGCCCCCGATCAAACCGGCGTCCAACCGCAATTCTGTGCCCACTCCTGTGCCCGCCGGGTTATCTCGGTGATCAGTGGCCCCTTTTCCTCGGCATATGCGTTCATGTCGGCCCAGTCTCGTTGCGCGAGCTTACGTTTGAGTTGCTCATATGCCGTGCGGTCGGCAGCGTCGAGCCGCAGCCAGTCTCGGAAGAGCAGGTGGCGGCGTTCCCATTCGCTGCCGAGGGTGCAGATATGGACGTGGACGTCATGGTGCGGGGTTCGCACCATGCGGTGTCCGGGCTCCCGGACTCGTAGGCGGTAGCCTACGGCGAGCAGTGCGTCGAGATAGGTTGCCTCGTCCTCGACATCCGGGACGCTGAGGTCGATGTCGATGATCGGCTTGGCGGCCAGACCCGGCACCGAGGTCGAACCGATGTGGTCGATGCGGCGTGCGGTCGCGCCGAGCGCCGCGGCGATGCGGGCGCGTTCTTCGGCGAAGCGTCGCGGCCACGCGGCGTCGTAGTCGACGATCCGAATATCACGTTTCTCGATGCCGCCGATCAGCTCTCTTCGGTCGTTCACGTCAACTATTTTCGCTCGAGCCGCTGGAGCGGTCGGGCGGATAATGTTGCGGCGGAGGGGAGTTCGTTGCTATCTGCGGCAGCCGGCGAGGAGTAGGCGGATGGTTAGGCGGGCGTCGTAGTTCGGGTCGGTCAGTTCCGCGCCCGCGCAGATATCGCCGATGGCGCGCATCAGTTGGTAGGCGGTGAGGTCGGCGGTTATTTCGTTTGCGGCTCGGGCGGCGGTGAGCAGGTCGTCGAGGATCGGTACTAGGCGGTCGAGGAACAGGGTGTGCAGGGCGGCGTAGCCGTCGGGGTCGTTGCGCATCGCCGCGGCGAGGCCGTGCTTGGTGATCAGGAAGTCCGCGAAGCGATCCACCCATCGGCACAGCGCGGCGGATGGGGAGGTTTCCTCGGCGAGCAGCGCAGGCCCGGCCTCGGCGCAGGCATCGATCTGGTGGCGGTAGACGGCCGCGACGAGGTCTGCCCGGGTGGGGAAGTGTCGGTAGATCGTGCCCATGCCGACGCCGGCGGCGGTGGCGATCCGGCGCACCGGCGCGTCGACCCCGTGCGTGACGAATACCGACGCCGCGGCATCGAGCAGGGCTCGCTCGTTGCGCCGTGCGTCGGCGCGCTTGGCCGGGCTCACGACCTGCTCGTCTGCGTCCACGCGGCATTCCCTTCTCGCAACCCTGGCTAAGCGGAGCATTGTTCCGTATATTCGGAGCAGCGCTCCGCTTAATAGTGTATCCGCGGCCGAAGCGGATGAAGCGCGCATCGCAATCGAAGGGAATCCCATGTCCGCACCCAGCCCGAGCGCCGTACCCGCCATGCCCACCGCGATCATCAGCGTCAAACCGGTCGTTCTTCCCGCGCCGGAGCGCGGCGACGACCTGCGGGTTCGCGTGTCCGCGCCCGTCACCGGCTCCGGCCTGCCGGTCCTCGTATTCGCCCACGGCTTCGGACAGTCGATGTCCTCTTACGACCCGCTTGTCGACTTCTGGGCGAGCAACGGCTTCGTCGTCGTCCAACCGACATTCCTCGATTCACGGACCCTCGGCCTCAACCCCGCCGACCCGCGCTACCCGGATATCTGGCGCATTCGGGTCCGGGACGTCACGCGGGTACTCGATGAACTCGATCGCGTCGTCGCCGCGATTCCTGGGCTCGGCGACCGAATCGATCGCGACCGCATCGCCGCCGCGGGACACTCCTGGGGCGGTCAGACCGTCGGCATGCTGCTCGGGGCGCGCGTACTCGGCGCGGATGAGGAGGATATGACCGATCCCAGGGTGAAAGCCGGTGTGCTCCTCGCGACGGCCGGCCGCGGCGGCGATGACCTGACACCGTTCGCGACGCAGAATTTCCCCTTCATGAACCCCGACTTCGACGGCCTCACCACGCCGACCCTCGTGGTCGCCGGCGATAACGACCAATCCCACCTCTCCACCCGCGGCCCCGACTGGTTCACCGACGCCTACGTCTACAGTCCCGGCGCCCGCGGCCTGCTCACGGTATTCGGGGGCGAGCATTCGCTGGGCGGAATCCACGGCTACAACGCCGCGGACACCACCGACGAGAGCCCCGAACGCGTCGCCTTCATCCGGGAGGCCACCTGGGCGTACCTGCGCAGCGAACTCGGGATCGACGAGACGGCGTGGAAGGATCTCGCGCGGGCCACCCACCCGATCGGCCGCATCGACACCAGGTAGCCGCGGAAATCCCTTGGGTCGCCGAATATTCGGTCGACCGCGGCGGTCCGGTCCGGTAACGATGGGCGGGTGACGAGTCTGGGTGTTGTCTTCGAACCGCAGAATCCGCCGGAGCAACTGCGAGAGGTGGTGCGCGTAGCCGATTCGGCTGGCCTGGAACAGCTTTGGCTGTGCGAGGACTGCTTCGCCGAGGGTGGCATCGCCACCGCCGCGGCCGCGCTGGCCTGGTCCGAGCGGGTGCGCATCGGTGTCGGGGTGCTTCCCGCTCCGCTGCGCAATGTCGCGGTGACGGCGATGGAAATCGCCACGCTGGAGCGAATATTTCCCGGCCGGACGATCTGGGGTGTCGGCCACGGTAATCAGCAGTGGATGAGTCAGGCCGGCGCCCGGGTCGCCTCGCCGCTCACCCTGCTGCGCGAATATCTCGATGCCCTAAGGGGTTTGCTCGCGGGAGAGCGAATCAGCGTGCGGGGCCGCTACATTCGACTCGACGATGTCGCGCTCGACTGGCCGCCCGCGGCCGCGCCCACCGTGATCGTCGGCGGATTCGGGCCGCGCACGCTGCGGCTGGCCGGTGCGGCCGCCGATGGCGTCGTCACCGGCACCGCGCTCGCAGGCATGCGACAGGCTATCGAGCTCACGCAGGAAGACCGGCCGCACGGCGGGGACTTCTCGTTCATGGTCCAACTGGTGGCCGCCACCGGCCCCGGCGCGGCCGAACGCGCCGAAGCCGAAGTGCGAAAATTGGGCCATACCAGCGAAGATGGTCTCTGTGCCGTCGGCGATGCCCAGGCGATCGCCGATACCGTCGCACAATGGGCGCAGGCCGGTGCCGACACCGTCATCCTCGAACCCACACCCGACGAGCCCGACCCCGTAGGGTTCGTCCGCTTCATCGCCGAAAAGGTGAGCCCGCTCATCGCCTAATGTGCGCCGCCAGCAACGCCGTCCGCAGACCGCGCATAGTCGCAGCGAATGCGGCGGTACGCCTAATCGGTGCTGTCGGTGGAGCCGTCCCTGGCCCGTGCATGGCCGGAGTGAATGGCCGAGGTATGTCTAATCGGTGCTGTCGGCGAAGCTGTTCCCGGCCCGTGCACGGCCGGAGCAAATGGCCGAGGTACGCCTATGGTTTGTCAGGCCCGATCCTGCGCGGTTTGGCGATGCGCCGAATCCCCGCTGCCGAGGCGTCGTTGCCCGCTCGTTTCCGCCGCACCGCGCCGAAATCGATGACGCTCCCGTCATGTTCGGTTCGACCCGGATCGGATACCGGAGTGTGCTGCCACGCGGGACCGAGGTCCAACGGCCAGGCACCCGTTTCGCGCTGCAGCTCCGATCGCAGTACGGGTTTGGTGGGTGTCGGATCGAGGACGGGGCCACTGTCGGAGCGCCAGGTTTTGCGGCGAGGTTCGGCGGCATCTTCCGTGACGCGCCGGGGGCGATGCGGTAGCCGGATGAGTTTCGCTGTGTGCTTGCCCGTTTCGGGGTGACCGGTTTCGGCGGCATCCTCGTTTTCCGGCGTACCAGATCGCACCGCATCGAACTCGTTTTCACCGGGGCCCGGCAAGTCACTCACGCCCCTATTCTGCCTCAGGTTCGCACAGTCGTTCCGACGCTCCTTCCCTGGGCACCGGATTAGCCAGTATTCGGGCCCGCAGCCGTGGTGACCACTGCACGTATTCGACATTGGTTCCGTCACTGTGACGCAGGTAGGCGTATCGGCCGGTTTCGCTTCGGAAGGGGCCACCGATGATCGCGGCCTCGGTGAGGTCGGCGATCAATTCGTCGAGATCGTCGACGATCACCGGACCGATCGTCGACCGGTATCGGTCGGTGTGTTCGGGTGCGCCCGCGATGAGCAGAAAGTCACCGACGGCGGCGGCCGGAGCGGGGCTCGTCGAGACCGTTCACACTTTGTGCGTATGGTCTCGCACGCACCTCGACCAGCTACTCACCGCACCCGCACACCGATCGATCGGAGAGCCGGGTCACATGAGGTAGCTGCGAAAGTGCCGGGCGCTTAGGGTGATACCGCTAATGATCTTGAAAGGGGTGGGTGTGGATATCGATGCCGCGGTGTTCGATGTGTTCGGCACGTTGACCGATTGGCGTTCCAGTGTGGCGGGTGAGCTGGCCGCGGCCGGGGCCGGACAGTCCGCGGATTGGTTCGCGGTCACCGACGCATGGCGCGGTCGGTACAGTCCGACGTTGGCGAAAGTCCTTGCGGGAGAGCTGCCTTGGCAGTCGCTCGATGCGCTGCACCGGATCATGCTCGACGAGGTGCTTGCGGAATTCGGCCTGGACGGGTTCGACGAGCCCACCCGCGACGAGCTGGTGACGGCCTGGCATCGCCTCCGCCCATGGCCCGACGCACCGGACGGCCTCGCGCGACTCCACCGGTCCGACGTGCTCACCGCGACGCTCTCGAACGGCGGCGTCGGCCTGCTCGCCCGCCTGACCAAACAGGCCGGGCTGCGCTTCGACTGCATTCTGTCGGCGGAATTGGCGAACTCGTACAAACCCGATCCGAAGGTCTATCTGCGCGCCGCCGAACTCCTCGATGTCGCGCCGGGACGCCTCCTGATGGTGGCCTGCCACCCCACCGATCTCGCGGCCGCCGCGCGGGCCGGCCTCCGCACGGCTTACATTCCCCGCCCGTTGGAATGGGGCCCCGACGC
This region includes:
- a CDS encoding LysR family transcriptional regulator, producing MPEQLDLNLLRVFDALLQDGSVTAASERLHLSIPATSRALGRLRRAMGDPILVRAGRGMAPTPFALRTAPRVRSLLDEAAALISADRSVTIAELKRTFTIRINDGIAATLATVAVDATAAAAPGVTLRFVAEGSESIEALRDGSIDLDIGASDAASPDIRTAVLYRERIVGIVRSDSPLGRRRRPTLAQLCQHPHVSASRRGRTRGPLDDALEAAGLRRHVAAVVPTPAVAAFLVASSHYVGLVPQRLAEQYGKTLGIRWFPIPADLPEVDVRLLWHARLDADPAQRWLRDTLRTALSGSYRVTP
- a CDS encoding MFS transporter, whose protein sequence is MPLKLLIRDSPPESRERSGGLLAVMCACVMLVVGMVAAINLAVPLLAADALRPSASALVWIVDTYVICFACLVIPGGAAGDRFGRKGVLLTGLGLFAAGALLSAFAPNVVVLLAGRAITGAGAAAVLPNTLGVLLHAVPTERKSATIATWASMTGLGGVIGNVGGGAILSAGSWRWLFAAAVPIALALAALVGAIAPVSPRHDRRLDPLGAVLLVGASVALLLGIVQGPEAGWGSPLVVTGFVCAAVLFTAWTVVELRAEHPLLDPRLFRLPGLRSAGLGMTAVFFGMFALFYVNASFLQYAKGFGVLWTGIGVIPLTVPIILGARHVGRLTERIGLDATIALAFGCVGGGLLGLSVSDARTPYAEYAVWLVVMGIGVTLALPTLSGAIAGSLPPAQAGVGAGLQATTREFGSALGVAVIGTVLTARFAAALPQDIRAEHDPHTVAQALAVAAPGRAGEIVTAFISGADLGLRVIGIAVLVLGALVVLESRLSRRSR
- a CDS encoding PadR family transcriptional regulator; the encoded protein is MPARVLDNPIVVAVLGLLLERPAHPYQIFAELRSRSEHYAAVVNRGTLYNVVSAIADAGWAVPEGQQRNGNRPEHTVYALTPEGTAELVRRLDAAIRNPGREFSAFLGAVSYLGALGPEGAVAALTERAAKLRERADIDAGKLRECHADGVPRLFVIEAEYALAQAHSEIAWVESVVAEIRSGTLAWPATQPRK
- a CDS encoding HAD domain-containing protein, whose product is MLGVRRPILFLDVDGPLLPFGENPRRGGAGVRRLDGEVGKRLAALPCELVWATTWEDRANAEIAPRIGLPRLPVVYWPEPTAGEEHEDRWFGLCWKTRTLVSWAAGRPFAWVDDEIGDADRDWVATHHSGRAFLRHVEPSLGLADEDYAAIERWLRGS
- a CDS encoding GrpB family protein — encoded protein: MNDRRELIGGIEKRDIRIVDYDAAWPRRFAEERARIAAALGATARRIDHIGSTSVPGLAAKPIIDIDLSVPDVEDEATYLDALLAVGYRLRVREPGHRMVRTPHHDVHVHICTLGSEWERRHLLFRDWLRLDAADRTAYEQLKRKLAQRDWADMNAYAEEKGPLITEITRRAQEWAQNCGWTPV
- a CDS encoding TetR/AcrR family transcriptional regulator, with the protein product MDADEQVVSPAKRADARRNERALLDAAASVFVTHGVDAPVRRIATAAGVGMGTIYRHFPTRADLVAAVYRHQIDACAEAGPALLAEETSPSAALCRWVDRFADFLITKHGLAAAMRNDPDGYAALHTLFLDRLVPILDDLLTAARAANEITADLTAYQLMRAIGDICAGAELTDPNYDARLTIRLLLAGCRR
- a CDS encoding alpha/beta hydrolase family protein translates to MSAPSPSAVPAMPTAIISVKPVVLPAPERGDDLRVRVSAPVTGSGLPVLVFAHGFGQSMSSYDPLVDFWASNGFVVVQPTFLDSRTLGLNPADPRYPDIWRIRVRDVTRVLDELDRVVAAIPGLGDRIDRDRIAAAGHSWGGQTVGMLLGARVLGADEEDMTDPRVKAGVLLATAGRGGDDLTPFATQNFPFMNPDFDGLTTPTLVVAGDNDQSHLSTRGPDWFTDAYVYSPGARGLLTVFGGEHSLGGIHGYNAADTTDESPERVAFIREATWAYLRSELGIDETAWKDLARATHPIGRIDTR
- a CDS encoding LLM class flavin-dependent oxidoreductase, with the protein product MTSLGVVFEPQNPPEQLREVVRVADSAGLEQLWLCEDCFAEGGIATAAAALAWSERVRIGVGVLPAPLRNVAVTAMEIATLERIFPGRTIWGVGHGNQQWMSQAGARVASPLTLLREYLDALRGLLAGERISVRGRYIRLDDVALDWPPAAAPTVIVGGFGPRTLRLAGAAADGVVTGTALAGMRQAIELTQEDRPHGGDFSFMVQLVAATGPGAAERAEAEVRKLGHTSEDGLCAVGDAQAIADTVAQWAQAGADTVILEPTPDEPDPVGFVRFIAEKVSPLIA
- a CDS encoding VOC family protein, translated to MIVDDLDELIADLTEAAIIGGPFRSETGRYAYLRHSDGTNVEYVQWSPRLRARILANPVPREGASERLCEPEAE
- a CDS encoding haloacid dehalogenase type II, producing MILKGVGVDIDAAVFDVFGTLTDWRSSVAGELAAAGAGQSADWFAVTDAWRGRYSPTLAKVLAGELPWQSLDALHRIMLDEVLAEFGLDGFDEPTRDELVTAWHRLRPWPDAPDGLARLHRSDVLTATLSNGGVGLLARLTKQAGLRFDCILSAELANSYKPDPKVYLRAAELLDVAPGRLLMVACHPTDLAAAARAGLRTAYIPRPLEWGPDAPPVAAPTDVDLIAADVVDLAEQLAR